Proteins from a genomic interval of Trifolium pratense cultivar HEN17-A07 linkage group LG6, ARS_RC_1.1, whole genome shotgun sequence:
- the LOC123889738 gene encoding ras-related protein RABA4d-like, which translates to MSNLYGDYNQKIDYVFKVVLIGDSAVGKTQLLARFARNEFSVGAKATIGVEFQTKTLIIDNKTVKAQIWDTAGQERYRAVTSAYYRGAVGAMLVYDMTKRQSFDHMARWLEELRGHADKNIVIMLIGNKCDLSSLRAVPTEDAEEFAQRENLFFMETSALESTNVETCFLTILTEIYRINAKKPLSANDDMDQTSALMKGSRIIVPGEMDGGGKKGCCFAS; encoded by the exons ATGTCGAATTTGTACGGTGATTACAACCAGAAGATCGATTACGTGTTTAAGGTTGTATTGATTGGTGATTCTGCAGTTGGAAAAACTCAATTACTCGCTCGTTTTGCAAGAAACGAATTTAGCGTTGGTGCTAAAGCCACAATTGGGGTTGAATTTCAAACCAAAACTTTAATTATTGATAATAAAACTGTTAAGGCTCAAATATGGGATACTGCTGGTCAAGAAAG GTACCGGGCAGTTACTAGTGCATACTATCGAGGTGCAGTTGGTGCAATGTTAGTTTACGACATGACAAAGCGTCAATCATTTGATCACATGGCCAGATGGTTAGAAGAATTGAGAGGTCACGCCGACAAAAACATCGTCATCATGCTAATTGGCAACAAATGCGATCTTTCTAGTCTTAGAGCAGTTCCAACCGAAGACGCAGAGGAGTTTGCACAAAGAGAGAACCTCTTCTTTATGGAGACATCAGCGCTTGAATCAACCAACGTTGAAACATgttttttaactattttaacCGAAATATACCGAATCAATGCAAAGAAACCACTCAGTGCTAACGACGATATGGATCAAACTTCAGCACTTATGAAGGGAAGTAGGATAATTGTTCCTGGTGAAATGGATGGTGGTGGAAAGAAGGGTTGCTGTTTTGCCtcttag
- the LOC123892049 gene encoding SPX domain-containing protein 3-like produces the protein MKFAKRYIDDIKEKQPGWRDKLLSYKELKRLVRRIGDDGNSEAEFMCLLNNEIDKFNEFFIEKEEEFIIRQKELEQNMKTAINLWRTNGSNPSEKDDKNKLIKDIVDLHGEMSISENNGSEPNECLSIKHTRWHDEVQFGIKALRLVLEMVSFRSCWCVKSDLKVPYLYEKVDDDKY, from the exons atgaAGTTTGCAAAGAGATACATTGATGATATTAAGGAGAAGCAGCCAGGATGGAGAGACAAGTTGTTGTCGTACAAAGAATTGAAGAGGCTTGTAAGACGGATAGGTGATGATGGAAACTCAGAGGCAGAGTTTATGTGCTTGTTGAACAATGAAATCGACAAGTTCAATGAATTTTTcattgaaaaagaagaagaattcaTTATCCGGCAAAAG GAGTTAGAGCAGAATATGAAGACAGCAATCAATTTATGGAGAACAAATGGAAGTAATCCATCAGAAAAGGATgataagaataaattaataaaagataTTGTTGATTTACATGGTGAAATG AGTATTTCAGAGAATAATGGTTCTGAGCCAAATGAGTGTTTAAGTATTAAACACACAAGGTGGCATGATGAAGTTCAATTCGGCATAAAAGCTCTTCGTTTGGTGTTGGAGATGGTTTCTTTTAGAAGTTGTTGGTGTGTCAAGTCTGACTTAAAAGTTCCGTACTTATATGAAAAAGTAGATGATGacaaatattaa